A genomic region of Kribbella sp. NBC_00382 contains the following coding sequences:
- a CDS encoding tautomerase family protein, producing the protein MPNITVELLSGRTLDQRREFVAAVTDSAIAILGAKREAVRIVFQEIEKSDVANGGVLVSDN; encoded by the coding sequence ATGCCGAACATCACCGTCGAACTGCTCTCCGGCCGCACCCTCGACCAGCGCCGCGAGTTCGTCGCCGCCGTCACCGACTCCGCCATCGCCATCCTCGGCGCCAAGCGCGAAGCCGTCCGCATCGTCTTCCAGGAGATCGAGAAGTCCGACGTAGCCAACGGCGGCGTCCTAGTCTCCGACAACTAA